The Ciona intestinalis chromosome 9, KH, whole genome shotgun sequence genome contains the following window.
GATTCGGATCGAATGATCTCCATCAAACATTAACTGGGTCTTGTTTATTAAAGTGGGTGAAGAAGGGACGTTAGGTAATGCATGATAACGGTATCCGAAAACTGCGGGCTTGAGTTTCAACTTGAATtgaatttattgaaaattggtgtttttgatttagttttttaaattttcttttcttgcTTATTGTTGGTCATTACATCTGTTTGAACTATTTTATCCCAAATGGTTCAATTGATGGTTAATTCCACGTAGCCAGTACAAAGCAGCATCACTTAAGTTGCGTATTGGTTAATTGAAACTATTGTTAAACATGTTCCAAAATCCCAGGAGTAACTTACATTACGATTGCGGTAATAGTTTAACACGCCAATGGTTGACAGTGGATTGGTTACGGAGACGAAATATAGAATTATATTGGATAAATGGGACGCAATAATTTTGCGCGCATTCTTACGCAAGTACATTtagttgaaataaaatttgctaATACTATACGTGGGCGTATTCCGGGGTTAAGTTCAAAATACTGAATAGCCATTGCAAATAAACTAACGATCATCGCCCAAatatggtatagtagggttgggtcTGAGtgggggtaagacgggacatcttttcattctctaTTTTCGTCTCATATATGGTAGtaagttaaaagtaaatactGGTTTGTATAACCGTAACCTGCGAAGAGGGTTGTTATTTGTCTGAagcacaatcaggaaatatgggatattacaCGGTaactgtatcccatcttaccccacagtactattacTTAAGTCGTATTCTGCAGTATAATGCACCGTATAATATAGATTTGGTGTATTAGAAACCTCATGaaaattgcaataaataaaaacacccCGTTCGGGTTTTATTCCTGGAAACTTTGTTGCCGTCGTTTACTTAATGTTGGTTCAACAACTTTCAACCAAACGCTCGTCGCTGGTACTTAAGCTCGCTGTAGTTGTACGACATTAGAACCATTGCGTGAAGGACAAACCAAGCATCGTCGtctgaaaaaatgaaaagtaagGACAATAACGTCGCATACGAGACAATCCTTATATGGCTGTTATTTGACTATTATATGATTACCGaaattttatttcgttttgtGTAAATTTACTAAATTGCAACAAAAAACTCCTCGTTCGAGATTACATTAAGTGTTACGTACCATCACATGTTTTAGTTATTTGAAGCCAGTTGTTTAACCAATATAGTTGAGCTTCCCTCGACAACTCTGCACCGTCAATACCCCTCATCATCGATGCCTGGAACGtagcatttaatatttatgtctCTTTAAaacgatagcaaagatcatgttatttaaaaaagatgaaaaataatcaacagcaaaacaacagttgttaaaagttGGGATgattaaaaagtttggaaaagaGTATCTGTTAAAAAAGCGCGGCTGTTGCAcctactttttaatataatttatgatAGAACGTCCAAACAAATCTTCCGGACACTTTGTACTAACACTCCATCAAAAACAAGCCTTTcacttttacattttcattACAGCCAGTGTTCTTCAAAAATAGCAATTGTCAGCGCTTACCGTAGATAGTTCCAAACTGCTCAGATTGTTAAGTAAGCCTTCTCTCCTTAATTTGTGATCCAAACTGATGACGAGCGAGGCATTTTTCCTCAAGCGATATTTGAGCCATGATGGAGGTTGATACGTTGAAACCATGATTGTACGACAAAACGCACGCTTGAAAAAACGAATGATTGGGAAATAATGTCAAGATAATTGACTAAATACACCGTTTTATTcataacaaatataacagaAAAGTATTGTcgctgccaggtgtattatttaactgtaaaataGATCTTGGGGCAATTGTTTGATTTGTAATAAagagaaataataaaacaaggGCATAATATATCATGggttgaaatgttttaaagcAAACCATgacaataataaattaaatctttaaaaagcTCAGAGCAAAATATATGAGTTCCTCACATGTTTTTACcttctatatttttaatagaaactCACCAATAAAACGTACACCATATGATCCACATTACACGGCCCATCGTGTAGCTTGCATAAAGGTTTCAAGTTGTTTAACATGTCAGAATTTGAGGGAATATTGCCGCCTGCTAGCTAAATATTATTGGTTTTTGGGTTAGCGttaacatgaaaataaaaaaagctcAGAGCATGAAATCGTGGTGAATTTTCTTCCCGAGAAAGCAAGAACGATATGTTCTAATTCTTATCGCAATTACTAtgagttgtttattattattacataatttaatatccaaatactaAACATAATTTGGTTTTTAGATTTCTCTTGAATTGCGGCCATTTCTGACTTATTTCAcgtgtataaataaaatcttaCTGAGTTGCAAATTCCTTCAAGAGCATATTTGGTGTTTTGATCAGAGTTCAGTTTATGATAGTTAAGATGATGAATGATGACACCATAGTCAAGAATTCTACTGCGATGGATTTGTGAAAGAAATTTATATCGTTGATGTTTCGACCAAAATGTTTGGGGCAGAACAAGACGTGGAAAAAAGTACCTGAAAAATGGCACGGTTTTAATATGGTTGATATATGGCCTAATCTGGTGTATGAAAGTTGATAATAAAGATAAAGTGAAATAACTATCTTTTATTAGTAATAACCATGTAAACTATTGAAAAATGCAAAGTTAAGTCATCCAACGAACATTTTGTTCTAAAAACTTACACTGGTATCAGTATAAGGAAGAATCCCATTGGTAACACGGCGATCGGTAAAAGTGGCGCAGCTTTGATGCCATCCTGGTTTAACTGGGAAAATAACTTGATATAAGGAAAGTTTTACTTCTAGATTTCGCAAAATAATCCATGTTGTTTCCGCTATTTTCAGTTAGTTTCAGGTATTGATTCTCAATACAGAGGTATCGATATTAAGCACCAATAATCACACAGGAAAATcaacatgaaatattttttactctttgcaaaaaaaaaatcctatCTAAAGGTCATACACGAATACATAGTGATGAATTTGGGCGTGATTTATTTACTCAAATTAATTACTATGTTTCATGAATTTACATTATAGATTGTCATTTCTTCTCTATAGCTGATGTAACTTCCAGGATGGTTGTATTTCCTTTTCGATATTTTCCAATAAGATTGAATATTCGCCCACTCATGTCGAAAACCTGATAAAATACTGGtttataaatgtgtttctAACTTAGTTCAATGGACATGACACTCAATTCTACACAACTTGTGTTTAACATTCAACTGTTCAGTGGTAAACATTGAGTTAGACATAAAGGTTTTGATGCAAATCTGTGGAATATTCATGATGGTATCATACATGGGAAATTGTGTAAGATTGGCCTTACAGcgaacattgttttaaattgacacACAAACACATGCATCCCGAGCCACaatatacatgtttttatacgCTCAATTTTTGTCTAATTAATTAGGGTGGGACAAATGCTAACATAAACCATGAGTGCATCTGCTATACTCTGCAGACTAGTTGATACTTAAGCTTCAAACATTGCGGCAAAACTACATAGGCTACAATAATGgccaaaaatacaatttaaaacaaagtaaaacttGTTGCAGCGGATAACATGATGAAATAGCAGAGCAAGTTATGTTCTTCATGTTTCTGCCATTATTGCATGCGTGTACCTGCAACGAGGTTatccattatttttttagctgAAGGTGAAACAGACTCAACCAGCTTGTCAAGTTGAACCTGGGCATCAAAAATCCATCTTTTTGCTTTCTGTGTGTATTTCTGTAGGTCGTTCTTGCGATTTCGAATCGGGCTACTATGGAATGTTCTAAGTTGGTGTGAAAAGCGGGTCAGAGGTGTTTGAGTTTTTTGTACTTTCCATTTCGTACATTGACCAACCAGTCCTGCGGCATGGAGTGGCGATCGGCATTGCAAGTGACGTATTACGTTCGTTGTACAGCAGACGGAACTATTTTGCAATACTAAGTAAGAAGACCTCAATAACATTtcgaaaacaaatattgttgctTCAACATAAactcacagaaataaaaaagagtagaacgcgcaactttccaaaaccgtgatatattcttttttctattcacgtgaccgccaactccgtccccatttcccttcgtctccattgtaaaagataggcgcataatgtttttggaaggttttagctgtttattttaaaaactacaccaactattcaagtttgttaggctagtttagttatttggtacgttaacgcttacagtttaccacttgtttaggaaatttaattatttaaaaaaaaattaattaaaaatttcaaacaaacggttttttagaaatatatatatattagaaaa
Protein-coding sequences here:
- the LOC100175014 gene encoding LETM1 domain-containing protein 1-like; the protein is MLLRSSYLVLQNSSVCCTTNVIRHLQCRSPLHAAGLVGQCTKWKVQKTQTPLTRFSHQLRTFHSSPIRNRKNDLQKYTQKAKRWIFDAQVQLDKLVESVSPSAKKIMDNLVAGFRHEWANIQSYWKISKRKYNHPGSYISYREEMTIYNLNQDGIKAAPLLPIAVLPMGFFLILIPVYFFPRLVLPQTFWSKHQRYKFLSQIHRSRILDYGVIIHHLNYHKLNSDQNTKYALEGICNSLAGGNIPSNSDMLNNLKPLCKLHDGPCNVDHMVYVLLRAFCRTIMVSTYQPPSWLKYRLRKNASLVISLDHKLRREGLLNNLSSLELSTASMMRGIDGAELSREAQLYWLNNWLQITKTCDDDDAWFVLHAMVLMSYNYSELKYQRRAFG